AGTTGCCACCTACGAGTACGATGCCTTTGGGAGACTGCTGAAGGAGACGGGAACGGTCGAGAATCCGTACCGTTACGCGGGGTACCGGTATGACAAGGAGACGGGGTTGTACTATCTACAGAACCGGTACTACAATCCGGAGACGGGAAGGTTTTTGAGTAGAGATCTCGCCGAAGAAGATGAATTTGAACCTATTACCTTTAACAAATACACCTATGCAAATAACAATCCTGTAATGATGGTCGATTCCGATGGCAATAGAGCAAGGTATATTAAAACGATAAAGCGGTATTGGACATGGTATATATCTCAAAGTGATTTGGATGCAGCAGCTACTGCTTATGGATTTATTGACAAAGCAATTAGTTCGAAGAAGAAAAAGTATGCTAAAAAGCTTATTATTTCCATCCTGGCAAAGGTTAACAAATATCTTTATGTCGGGATCGCTTCGTTATGGTTTTATTCACTGGCTACTGGACGAAAAGGTGTAACCATTGTATATGTTTCTGTAGATAAACGCTGGTATGTGTACAGGTGGAGTACTCGGAAAAAAAGGTATAGCTGGATAAACACTCTCAGTATCAATTATGCGTATGCATTCATAAAACCGGGTAGAAAGTACT
The Planifilum fimeticola genome window above contains:
- a CDS encoding RHS repeat-associated core domain-containing protein — its product is MRKTMTTSSGTITFHYDQNDNVVYETDENNRIVASYTYGPNNEPVSMTRDGKTYYYQTNYRGDVLALTDSSGNVVATYEYDAFGRLLKETGTVENPYRYAGYRYDKETGLYYLQNRYYNPETGRFLSRDLAEEDEFEPITFNKYTYANNNPVMMVDSDGNRARYIKTIKRYWTWYISQSDLDAAATAYGFIDKAISSKKKKYAKKLIISILAKVNKYLYVGIASLWFYSLATGRKGVTIVYVSVDKRWYVYRWSTRKKRYSWINTLSINYAYAFIKPGRKYYPRRTVSYYRY